A stretch of DNA from Physeter macrocephalus isolate SW-GA unplaced genomic scaffold, ASM283717v5 random_4, whole genome shotgun sequence:
TAGTGGCCAAGGGCATCCAGGCAGCCCTGGAGGTGATGCTGGTGCCTTGCCCGTGTCAGAAGTGGTGGGTCTGTGGATGGGTCCCCACACCTGGAAGGGACAAAGGATGGGGTCTCTCTCAACATTCAAAGGGGGGGGATGATCGTACCCATTTTTTAGATACAAAATCTGAGTTGGCAGGGTAGGTTCGTGCCCAAAGCCAGTGGCTCAGCCCCTGAACTTGGACAGAGGGAGGTTGCCCAGCGGGCAAGGGGGGCTCACAATGCAGCCAGCTCCTTCCTCAGCGCTTCCAGGAGGCCATCCAGCCCATCGCCAGTCAGGCAGGACAGCAACAGGTGAGGGGGCAGGTCAGGACTGGGATCTGGGCCCCCAGCTGGCAGCAAGTCCGACTTATTCAGCACCAGCAGGAGGCGCTGGTTGCTCCCATTTGGACTCCCGGCTCCCGCAGGGATGACAACGGTGTCCAGGAAGTTGCAGCTGGACGGAGAGGCCAGGTCAGAAGCATCCAGCACGGCCAGGATGAGGTCAGCCTGCTCCAGCCTGGGGAAGCGGGAAAACGGAGTGTGGCCCTCAGAGTTGAGCAATTAGGAgcagtgggcaggggctggggcagaggccGAACTTAAAAAGCTGCCCTCCCCAAATAGCTGGGTCCCCACTTAATGGGGCTTAGTAGCCTTTCCTCATTaaggaataatgaaaaataaatgcaaccGGTTGAAACAGCAGAGGAAGGGCCCCGTTTCCCCCTCCCACCGCCCTGCCTGCCCACCTTTTTTGGGCGCGCCGCACGCCCTCCTGCTCCACAGGCCCCACGCCCTCCCGCAACCCCGCCGTGTCGCTCAGCAGCACCGGGAACCCGGCCAGGTCCACGGGGGTCTCCAGCACATCTCGGGTGGTCCCCGGCTCCGGGGACACGATGGACACAGGCTTCcggcctgggggtggggtcagaGGAAGGGGGCGGAGTGGAGATTAGGTAGCCCCTCCCCCAAggctccaccccccccacccccacccccgggctgGACCTTTTCTTCAACctccctggccccttccccaTCACTGAAAGCTCGGtagccacccacccccaccccgcccgctcctagccccctgccctgggccccgccCCATGACCACGCACTGAGCAGGTTCACTAGGCTGCTCTTGCCGGCGTTGGGAGGTCCCACAACCACTGCATGAGCCCCTGAGCGGAGCCTCTGTCCGCGCCTGGCATCTCGAAGATGTGCGCCCAGTGCCACCTCCAGCTCCCGCACTTCACTGTCAGCTGTggatggaggaaaggagagggagtaAGGAGGCCTCTGGGGGCTGAGATGCCAGatgtccccacctcccaccctccaggCAGGCAGACCCACCTTGATCCAGGACGCCCTCCTCCAGGTTGTCATCCTCACCAAAATCGATATAGGCCTCCACGTGGGCCAgagcctgagggagggaggggtggataGTGTGATCACACAGAAACCTACCCCTCAATGTGCCCAGGTCCAGCCCGACATAAGGGGTTAGATTAGAGGCTCAGACAGGAAGCGCTAATATAGGAGACGGTTAGGTAGGGTCTCTGAGGCAAGGTATGAGCGAATGGTGTACTTGCCTTAGTGAGGGTCTCGGCCCAGCCGCGGCAGAGATGGTTCAGCTCCCCATCTAGCTGCCTCAGGGCCTGTCGCCGCTGTGCCTCGGTTTCTGCATGGATCAGATCCGCCAGCCCCTCCACCTCGGTCAGGCTCAGCTTCCCGTGGGCAAACGCCCTCCTGGTGAACTCGCCTGCCTCCGCAGGCCGCAGCCCTGGCACACTGCCTACGGGAAGGTCCAGGGTCCTGAGTCCCTCTGGCCCCTACCTAGGCCCACCGACATAGCCATACCTCAAACCCAAGGCTGCAGACTCACCCAGGGCCTGCAGGACACCACTCACCACAGCCGGGCCTCCATGCACGTGGAACTCCGCGCAATCCTCACCCGTGAAACTCTGGGGACCTAGTATGTTGAGGAGATAGGGTTCAGGAGGATACAGCCTGGGCAACGCCTGGAAGGAGGAAGCTGGATCATCGGAGCTACATGCGGTTCTGGATCTGGGGCCCCTCACCCGGGAACCAAAGCACCAGCGCGCGGTCCAAAGGCTCCCCAGAGCGGGGGTCGCTGAGCAGGCGCAGGCAGGCTTTGCGGGCCGGGGGTAGGTCCCGGGGCGCCGTGAGGCTCCGGAGGGCCTGGCCGCTGGCGGGGCCGCTGGTTCGGATCACCGCGATGCCGCAGCGGCCTTGGCCGGAGCTCAGCGCGAAGACAGTGGCTCC
This window harbors:
- the GTPBP3 gene encoding tRNA modification GTPase GTPBP3, mitochondrial isoform X2, with translation MWRGLWTLVARAARGPRRPYTRQGSGAPAPSSGATVFALSSGQGRCGIAVIRTSGPASGQALRSLTAPRDLPPARKACLRLLSDPRSGEPLDRALVLWFPGPQSFTGEDCAEFHVHGGPAVVSGVLQALGSVPGLRPAEAGEFTRRAFAHGKLSLTEVEGLADLIHAETEAQRRQALRQLDGELNHLCRGWAETLTKALAHVEAYIDFGEDDNLEEGVLDQADSEVRELEVALGAHLRDARRGQRLRSGAHAVVVGPPNAGKSSLVNLLSRKPVSIVSPEPGTTRDVLETPVDLAGFPVLLSDTAGLREGVGPVEQEGVRRAQKRLEQADLILAVLDASDLASPSSCNFLDTVVIPAGAGSPNGSNQRLLLVLNKSDLLPAGGPDPSPDLPPHLLLSCLTGDGLDGLLEALRKELAALCGDPSTDPPLLTRARHQHHLQGCLDALGHYKQAKDLALAAEALRVARGHLTRITGGGGAEEILDIIFRDFCVGK
- the GTPBP3 gene encoding tRNA modification GTPase GTPBP3, mitochondrial isoform X1, translating into MLPVEHPFAAPQRASPLPLSLASASRSEDLQWVGEPTSGSTSALRDLNPVIFRPQTLQSVHPPAAELPLGPYTRQGSGAPAPSSGATVFALSSGQGRCGIAVIRTSGPASGQALRSLTAPRDLPPARKACLRLLSDPRSGEPLDRALVLWFPGPQSFTGEDCAEFHVHGGPAVVSGVLQALGSVPGLRPAEAGEFTRRAFAHGKLSLTEVEGLADLIHAETEAQRRQALRQLDGELNHLCRGWAETLTKALAHVEAYIDFGEDDNLEEGVLDQADSEVRELEVALGAHLRDARRGQRLRSGAHAVVVGPPNAGKSSLVNLLSRKPVSIVSPEPGTTRDVLETPVDLAGFPVLLSDTAGLREGVGPVEQEGVRRAQKRLEQADLILAVLDASDLASPSSCNFLDTVVIPAGAGSPNGSNQRLLLVLNKSDLLPAGGPDPSPDLPPHLLLSCLTGDGLDGLLEALRKELAALCGDPSTDPPLLTRARHQHHLQGCLDALGHYKQAKDLALAAEALRVARGHLTRITGGGGAEEILDIIFRDFCVGK